From one Montipora capricornis isolate CH-2021 chromosome 10, ASM3666992v2, whole genome shotgun sequence genomic stretch:
- the LOC138018669 gene encoding uncharacterized protein isoform X2, translating into MATWPQANQKRLDACNATLELQTGRDADSSGSQLNKSPHASFENLALSVDSQALSEISSFPTDSISTPQGERLQVSVISPSSATESMPRSDGNLTIGSVSIFIAFLLLVVGAVLVAVYKSKKDVHKNIIIASELLRAAGLFGFTGGVTNWLGIKLIFKKIPGVFFSGAVTKNFVATKKLLANFILESFFSTSQVKQYIDEKTSCYVNLDAIDDQLEKLINSARCTAMINEQLNFFMSTPEGLKLQMLGVTKAKLKPLVKPQLMKMKISMVPLLLSCIESIELLNADHLRVHIVDLISTRTHELSAQQVKHVATV; encoded by the exons ATGGCAACTTGGCCTCAAGCAAATCAGAAACGTCTCGATGCATG TAATGCAACTCTTGAGTTACAAACAGGCAGGGATGCGGATTCGAGTGGCAGCCAGTTGAACAAGAGCCCACATGCATCATTTGAAAATTTGGCCCTTTCTGTGGATTCACAAGCCTTGAGCGAAATTTCATCGTTCCCTACAGACTCAATAAGCACCCCACAGGGTGAAAGATTACAAGTGTCTGTGATTTCACCTTCATCTGCCACAGAA TCTATGCCAAGGAGTGATGGAAATTTGACCATTGGCAGTGTTAGTATATTTATTgcatttcttcttcttgtcGTTGGTGCAGTTTTGGTCGCAGTTTACAAATCAAAGAAAGATGTACATAAAA ATATAATAATTGCTAGCGAACTTCTCAGGGCAGCAGGATTATTTGGATTTACAG GTGGAGTAACAAACTGGCTAGGAATAAAGCTTATCTTCAAGAAGATTCCAGGAGTATTTTTCAG TGGAGCAGTAACCAAAAACTTTGTTGCTACCAAGAAATTGCTGGCAAATTTTATTCTGGAGTCATTTTTTAGTACATCACAAGTGAAGCAGTACATTGACGAAAAGACAAGTTGCTATGTGAACTTAGATGCCATTG ATGATCAGCTGGAGAAGCTTATTAACTCAGCAAGATGCACAGCAATGATAAACGAACAACTAAATTTCTTCATGAGCACGCCAGAGG GTCTCAAACTTCAGATGCTTGGAGTCACTAAAGCCAAACTGAAACCTCTTGTAAAGCCACAACTGATGAAGATGAAAATTTCCATGGTTCCTCTG TTGCTTTCCTGCATAGAGTCCATTGAGTTGTTAAATGCTGACCATCTTCGAGTACAC ATAGTGGATTTGATCTCAACGAGAACTCATGAATTATCTGCTCAACAAGTCAAACAT GTTGCAACGGTTTAA
- the LOC138018669 gene encoding uncharacterized protein isoform X1, translating to MATWPQANQKRLDACNATLELQTGRDADSSGSQLNKSPHASFENLALSVDSQALSEISSFPTDSISTPQGERLQVSVISPSSATESMPRSDGNLTIGSVSIFIAFLLLVVGAVLVAVYKSKKDVHKNIIIASELLRAAGLFGFTGGVTNWLGIKLIFKKIPGVFFSGAVTKNFVATKKLLANFILESFFSTSQVKQYIDEKTSCYVNLDAIDDQLEKLINSARCTAMINEQLNFFMSTPEGLKLQMLGVTKAKLKPLVKPQLMKMKISMVPLLLSCIESIELLNADHLRVHIVDLISTRTHELSAQQVKHLVKDAVYRHLSWIVFWGSLLGAIIGCLAELASVFIRGPT from the exons ATGGCAACTTGGCCTCAAGCAAATCAGAAACGTCTCGATGCATG TAATGCAACTCTTGAGTTACAAACAGGCAGGGATGCGGATTCGAGTGGCAGCCAGTTGAACAAGAGCCCACATGCATCATTTGAAAATTTGGCCCTTTCTGTGGATTCACAAGCCTTGAGCGAAATTTCATCGTTCCCTACAGACTCAATAAGCACCCCACAGGGTGAAAGATTACAAGTGTCTGTGATTTCACCTTCATCTGCCACAGAA TCTATGCCAAGGAGTGATGGAAATTTGACCATTGGCAGTGTTAGTATATTTATTgcatttcttcttcttgtcGTTGGTGCAGTTTTGGTCGCAGTTTACAAATCAAAGAAAGATGTACATAAAA ATATAATAATTGCTAGCGAACTTCTCAGGGCAGCAGGATTATTTGGATTTACAG GTGGAGTAACAAACTGGCTAGGAATAAAGCTTATCTTCAAGAAGATTCCAGGAGTATTTTTCAG TGGAGCAGTAACCAAAAACTTTGTTGCTACCAAGAAATTGCTGGCAAATTTTATTCTGGAGTCATTTTTTAGTACATCACAAGTGAAGCAGTACATTGACGAAAAGACAAGTTGCTATGTGAACTTAGATGCCATTG ATGATCAGCTGGAGAAGCTTATTAACTCAGCAAGATGCACAGCAATGATAAACGAACAACTAAATTTCTTCATGAGCACGCCAGAGG GTCTCAAACTTCAGATGCTTGGAGTCACTAAAGCCAAACTGAAACCTCTTGTAAAGCCACAACTGATGAAGATGAAAATTTCCATGGTTCCTCTG TTGCTTTCCTGCATAGAGTCCATTGAGTTGTTAAATGCTGACCATCTTCGAGTACAC ATAGTGGATTTGATCTCAACGAGAACTCATGAATTATCTGCTCAACAAGTCAAACAT CTTGTCAAGGACGCTGTTTATCGACATCTTAGCTGGATTGTCTTCTGGGGGAGTCTGTTAGGAGCTATTATTGGTTGCCTTGCTGAACTTGCTTCGGTGTTTATCAGAGGCCCGACATGA